In Paracoccus fistulariae, a single window of DNA contains:
- a CDS encoding formate dehydrogenase subunit delta has protein sequence MSPDKMIRMANQIATFFRSQPGDAPEKIADHLRDFWEPRMRAQLQAYIAQGGQGLDELVTKAAQRL, from the coding sequence ATGTCGCCTGACAAGATGATCCGGATGGCCAATCAGATCGCCACCTTTTTCAGAAGCCAGCCGGGCGATGCGCCCGAAAAGATCGCCGATCATCTGCGCGATTTCTGGGAACCCCGGATGCGGGCGCAATTGCAGGCCTATATCGCGCAAGGTGGCCAGGGACTTGACGAATTGGTGACGAAAGCTGCGCAAAGACTGTGA